The nucleotide window GACGCGGACCTGGGCTGGGCGGCGCAGCGGGTGGCGACGTTCGGCACCTACCAGGCCGGGCAGAGCTGCATCGCGGTCCAGCGGGTGTACGTGCACGCCGGGCTGACCGGCTTCCTGCCCCGCCTGATCGACGCGGTCTCGGCGCTGCGCACCGGCGACCCGAACGACCCGGAGGTCGAGGTCGGCCCGATGATCAGCGAGGACGCGGCGCGGCGGGTCGAGGACTGGGTGCAGGAGGCGGTGGCGGCCGGCGCCACCGTTGTCGCGGGCGGCAAGCGCGAGGGCGCGACCTACGCACCGACGATCCTCACGGACGTGCCACCGGGCGCCAAGGTGGTCGCCGAGGAGGTCTTCGGCCCGGTGCTGGTGGTCTCGGAGGTCGGCGACGACGCCGCCGGCTTCGCGGCGATAAACGATTCGGCGTACGGGCTACAGGCCGGGGTGTTCACCCACAACATCCAGACGGCGTTCGCGGCGCACCGGGAGCTGAAGGTCGGCGGCGTCATCGTCGGCGACGTCCCGTCGTACCGGGCGGATCAGATGCCGTACGGCGGGATGAAGGGCAGCGGCGTCGGCCGCGAGGGCCTGGCGAGCGCGATGGACGACTACACCGAGCCCCGCGTCATGGTGCTGACCGGAGTGGACCTTTAGGTCCGGAACTGTGCGGCGGTCCCCGATCGGGGGCCGCCGCTTTTTCGTCTCCCCGATCAGTGCCACGCCTGCGGGTGATCGATGTTTCCGGGGGTTCGCGGGACCATATTTATCCCGTCCTCGTTTGTACCCCTCGGACGGAGTTCGTGCCTTATGCGTACCCGCGTGATGTTGGTGATCGGGCTCGCGCTGGCCGCCCTGTCCGGCTGCGGTCCCGCGAGAGAGGGCGCACCCGTCCAGGTCGGAGTCGCGACGTCCACGTCGCCGGCTGCTTCGCCCTCGGCCTCTCCCGCCGCGACGTCCCGCACCCGGCCGGCCGTTCCGGTGCGGAAGAAGCCGGCCCGGACGCGGCCGGCCGCGGGCACCGTGCGCGGGCCGGCCGACAGCCTGATGAGGACCGGCGACGCCGGGGTCGCGCTGAGCTTCGACGACGGCCCCGACCCGGTGCAGACACCGCGGATGCTCGACCTGCTGCGCCGGCACGGGGTCAAGGCGACCTTCTGCCTGGTGGGGCGCAACGCCGCGGCGCACCCCGACCTGGTCCGGCGGATCGTCGCCGAGGGCCACACCCTCTGTAACCACACCTGGCGGCACAGCCTGACTCTCGGTAAGCGCAAGGCAGCCGTGATCGAGGCGGACCTGCGGCGCACAAACGACGCCATCCGCGCGGCGGCGCCCGGCGCGCAGATCAGGTACGTGCGGGCGCCCGGCGGGAACTTCACCGGCGCCTTCGTCGCGGCCGGCGCCCGGCTCGGCATGAAGTCGATCTACTGGCAGGTCGACCCGCGGGACTGGGAGCATCCGGGCGGCGAGTCGGGCGCGGCGCACCGGGCGAAGGTCGTCCGCTCGGTGAAGAAGCACGTGCACAAGGGCGCGATCGTGCTCTCGCACGACTACGGGCAGCCGGAGACGATCGCCGCTTACGAGCAGCTTCTCCCCTGGCTCAAGGGCCGCTACCGGCTGGTCGCGCTGCCCTGAGGGCTCAGTGCGAGGGCGGGATGACCCGCAGGTGTCCGCGGCGGCCGGTCTGGTGGCCGGGCAGATGGTCGTGACCCTCCGGGCGCGGCGGCGGCGCCGGGCGGGCGGCCTCGCGGACCGCGTCGGCCAGGGCGACCAGGTCGTCCGTGGTGGGCGGGGGCGGGGCGAAGTCGCCGTCGTGACGCACCAGTTCCCAGCCGCGGGGCGCGGTCAGGCTGCGGGCGTGCGGCTCGCAGAGGTCATAGGTGTGCGGCTCGGCGAACGCGGCCAGCGGCCCGACGACGGCGGTCGAATCGCTGTAGACGTAGGTCAGCGTGGCGACCGCCTGTCGTGGACAGCCGTTCCGGGAGCAACGCCGTGGTGACCTCACGGCGGCACGTTATCTCCCCGCGGCTGCGCACAGCCGCGACACGCCGACCCACCATCCATCACGATTTTGACATGGCGCACCGACACGCCGTCCCAATGGGACGAATTCCCCGGAGGAAACGCGCCCGGCACGGCCTGACCGACTCCGGCGCCCCGCGCGGGCTAGGCTGGCTGGCGTGACTACCAGCCCCGACCGCCGCCGGTCCGGCTCGGATCCCGGCCGGTCCGCCCGCGCCGCCGGACCCGGGCGACCCGCCCGTCGTGACCGGCACGGGCGTGGGCTCCGCGGCCGCCTGGTGCCGGCGACGGTGCCGCTCGCCCGCACCAAGGCCGAGATCTTCGACGACCTGGTCCTGGACACCGTCGAGAGCCTCGAGCGGCGCTACGCCAAGGAGCTGGCGGGCGTCGAGTTCGCCGTCGAGGACGTGCCGCCGGACCTGAACGTCTACGACTCGGATGTGCTCGAGGACGGCGAGGTGCCCCTGGCCCGGCTGCTGCCGGGTCGTCCGGGACGCCAGGAGCTGCCGCCGCGGATCGTGCTGTACCGGCGGCCGCTGGAGTTCCGGGCGATGGACCGCGAGGACCTCGCCGACCTCGTTCACGATGTGATCATCGAGCAGGTAGCCAACCTGCTCGGCGTGGATCCTGACGAACTTTCCTGAGACGACCCCCCGGCGTCAGCAGGAGTAATCCGGTCAGGCGACCCGCCGCTTCAGCTTGCGCCGCTCGCGTTCGCTCAGACCGCCCCAGATGCCGAAGCGCTCGTCATGTCCCAGCGCGTATTCCAGGCACTCGGCCTTGACGTCGCAGCGGCCACAGATCCGCTTCGCCTCGCGGGTCGAACCGCCTTTCTCCGGAAAGAAAGCCTCTGGATCGGTCTGCGAGCACAGCGCCCGTTCCTGCCACTCGGGCGCGTCCCCGAGCAGGTCTACCCCTTCAACCTGCGCTTCCATCGGCGTGCCTCCTTTTCCGCGCCGGCAGCGATGCCTGCGCTGACCCCCCACGCACGCGGCGTGTTTCTTGCGGAAAGTGACGGTTCGCGACCCGCCATTCCCACAACCCCACCGAAATTACACGCGTGTAAGACGTGCGTCGTCAAGCCGAACCTGATAAATAGGCCCGTTTCCTCGAGGCTCCGTCGCCGCCTCGTGGTCCCGTTCCAGCCCTATCTCTCAGGGCCACCGGAAGGTAACGCGAGGTCGGCGCGTCGAGTCCAAATTACCCCATTTTGTGACCTGATGACTACCGGCGGCCATACACGGTCGTGCGCTCGGCGGCGGGACGCCCCGCGGCGGCGGCCAGTTCCTTCAGCTGCGCGACCGTACGGGCGGAGCCGTGCTCGGACCCGGCCATCCGCGAAATGGTCTCCTCCATCAGCGTGCCGCCCAGGTCGTTGCAGCCGCCGTTGAGCATCGCGGTGGTGCCCTCGTCACCCAGCTTCACCCAGGAGCACTGGATGTTGCCGATCCGGCCGTGCAGCAAGATCCGCGCCATCGCGTGCACGACCCGGTTCTCCCGCCAGGTCGGGCCCGGCCGGGCGATCCCGGCCAGGTAGATCGGCGCGTTGGTGTGGATGAACGGCAGCGCGACGAACTCGGTGAAGCCGCCGGTCACGTCCTGGATACCGGCAAGCACCCGGAAGTGGCCCAGCCACTGGCGTGGGTGGTCGACGTGGCCGTACATCATCGTCGAGCTGGAGCGGATGCCGACCTGATGCGCCGTGGTCACCACGTCGATCCACGCCGACGCGGGCAGCTTGCCCTTGGTGAGCACCCAGCGCACGTCGTCGTCGAGGATCTCGGCGGCGGTGCCGGGGATGGTGTCGAGGCCGGCCTCGCGCAGCTCGGTGAGCCAGTCGCGCACCGAGACGCCCGCCTTGGCCGCGCCGGTGACGATCTCCATCGGCGAGAACGCGTGCACGTGCATGCCGGGCACCCGGCGCTTCACGGCCCGGGCCAGGTCCGCGTACGCGGTGACCGGCATCTTCGGGTCGATGCCGCCCTGCATGCAGACCTCGGTGGCGCCGTCCTTCCACGCCTCCTCGGCCCGGTCGGCCACCTGCTCGACCGAGAGCCGGTACGCGTCGGCGTCCTTCTCGCGCTGCGCGAACGCGCAGAACCGGCAGCCCACGTAGCAGACGTTCGAGAAGTTGATGTTCCGGTTCACCACATAGGTGACGTCGTCGCCGTTTACCTCCCGGCGCAGGTCGTCGGCGAGGCGGACGAGCTCGTCCAGCGCGGAGCCGTCGGCGTTGAACAGGGCCATGGCCTTGTCCTCGTGCGCCGGGTCGAGCAGCGCGCCCGGGTCCTCGGCGGCCAGCCTCAGGCCCGCAAGCACGTCGGACTCCACGCGCGGCACCACCGCGCCCTGCCCGGCGGCCACCGCCTCCGCGGAGACGTGCGACGCCACCTCGTCCCAGTCGCCGTAGACGCTGTCGAAGTCGCCGCGGCGGTCACTCGTGCGGCCCTCGGTGTCGATGGCGGCGAACAGGTCGGTCCGGCCACCGGCCGCGTAGGCGTCGTCCGGCTCCTGCCACGGCAGCCCGACGGGCACGGCCTCCTCGCGGGCCAGGCCGGTCGCCGGGTCGGCGAGCGCGGCCACGTGCGCGGCCAGCCGCGGGTCCAGCCAGTTCTCGCCCCTGCGGACGTACTCGGGGTAGATGGTCAGGCGCTCGCGGAGCTCGAAGCCGGCCCGCGCCGAGTGCTGCCGCAGCGCCTCGATCTGCGGCCACGGGCGCTCGGGGTTGACGTGGTCGGGCGTCACCGGGGAGACGCCGCCCCAGTCGTCGATGCCCGCGCGCAGCAGCAGGGCGAACTCCCCCGCGATCAGGTTCGGCGGCGCCTGTATCCGGGCGCGCGGGCCAAGGATGATCCGGGCGACCGCCACCGTGGCGGCGAGCTCGCGGAGCTCGGCGTCCGGCATGCCGCGCATGGCCGTGTCCGGCTTGGCGCGGAAGTTCTGGATGATGACTTCCTGGATGTGGCCGAACTCGCGGGCCGTGTGGCGCATCGCGAAGATCGCATCGACCCGCTCGGCGGGCGTCTCGCCGATGCCGATCAGGATGCCGGTGGTGAACGGGACGCCGACGCGGCCGGCGTCGTCCAGCACCCGCAGCCGGACCGCGGGCTCCTTGTCGGGCGAGCCGTAGTGCGGCGCGCCCGGCTCCGACCAGAGCCGGGTCGCCGTCGTCTCCAGCATCATGCCCATGCTCGGCGCCACCGGCTTGAGCCGCTGCAACTCGGCCCAGCTCATTACGCCCGGGTTCAGGTGCGGCAGCAGGCCCGTCTCCTCGAGGACGGCGATGGCGCAGGCCCGCACGTAGTCAAGGGTCGAGTCGTAGCCGCGCTCGTCCAGCCACTGCCGGGCCGCCGGCCAGCGCTCCTCGGGCCGGTCGCCGAGCGTGAACAGGGCCTCCTTGCAGCCCTGCGCGGCGCCCTCCCGGGCGATCGCCAGCACCTCGTCGCGCTCCAGGAACGCCGCAGGCAGCCGGTGCGGCACGGTCGCGAACGTGCAGTAGTGGCAGCGGTCCCGGCAGAGCCGGGTCAGCGGTATGAAGACCTTCTTCGAGTACGTGACGACGCCGGGCCGGCCGGCCTCCCGCAGGCCCGCGTCCCGCACCCCGCCGGCGATCGCCAGCAACTCGTCGAGGAGCGGCCCTTCGGCCGCGAGCAGGGCCGTCGCCTCGTCGGCATCGACCGCCTTGCCGTCGGAGGCGCGCTTGAGAGCGCGTCGGACGCTGGCCTCAGTCACATCTGCCACCCGTGCAGCCTAGGCCGGAAAAAGGCCGGCCGCGCTCGAGGCGTCCTGGTAGCCGCAGTGGCGTGGAACACGATCGGCGGGCGCCCCCGGCCGGGGGCGCCCGTCGGCGGGTCGATCACTGGCGGGGCGGGTACTCCTCGCCCACGATCTGGGTGCGGTCGTCCTCCGCGTCGCGGTGCGGCATCGCCTGCGTCGGGTCGCCGGGGCCGCCCGGCGGCGGGTAGGACGGCGGGCCGTAGGCGCCGGGCCCCTGCGGGTGGCCCGGCTGCGGCGCGAACGGCCCGGGCGGGGCACCGCCGGAGGCCGGCTGCGCCGAGACGGGCTGGGTCGGCGGCGCCGACGAGGGCGCGGCCTCCTGCGGCGCTCCCCAGGCCGGCTGGGTCTGCGGCTGACCCCACTGGCCGGGCTGCGGCTGACCCGGGTTGGGCTGACCGTAACCGGGCTGACCGTAGCCCGGCTGACCGTAGCCCGGCTGGCCGTAACCGGGCTGGCCGTAGTCCGGCTGGCCGTAGCCGGGCTGGCCGTGCGCGGGCTGGGTCTGCACCGGCTGGGTCGGGCCGGCCGGCGGCTGACCGGGCTGGCCGTAACCGGGCTGGCCGTACGGCTGGTGCGGCTGCCAGTTCTGCGGCGGCTGGCCGTAGACGCCGGGCTGGGCCTTCGGCCTCGGCGTGTAGTAGAGGTTGCGCCAGATCAGGAACACCGCGTACGCCGCGGCGGCGAAGACCGCCAGCCACGCCGCACGGACCAGGAACTCCTCGAACGCCACCCGGACGCTCCAGTCCACCAGCCGCACCAGGGCGATCAGGAAGCCGAAGAGGATGGCGAAGAAGCCCGCCACCGCGTACTCCACCAGCGCGACGATCGTGATCAGCTTGGCGTGCTTGTGCACCGGCTGGACCAGGGTCGCCAGCAGCACCGCCGCGAGCGGCAGCACGACGTGCTCGATGTTGACGAAGCTGTAGAAGGCGTTCTGTGTCCGGGTGAGGAAGTCCTGACCGACCCCGGACGGGATGAGGCGGATCATCGCCACGAATAGCCAGACCGCAGGGGCGCCCACCAGGGCGTACGCGGCGAGGTCACGCAGTGGCCGGATCACCTCGAGGACCGGTCGCCCCGGCGGCTGCGGCGACGGTGTGCTGGTCACGGCTGGACTCCTGACGCTTCGGATATGGGCGGGTCGGCTCAGCCTAGACCCGATACACACGTCACACCCGGTACCCACCGGCCACGAATCCGGTCGCGGTGCGCAAGGATGGCCGAATGCGGATCGTGGTCCTTACCGGAGGGATCGGCGGCGCCCGGTTCCTGATGGGCGTGCGCGCACATGCGCGGCGCAACGGCGCCGAGGTGACAGCGGTGGTGAATGTCGGCGATGACGTGCGGATGCACGGCCTGCGGATCTGCCCCGACCTCGACAGCGTCATGTACACGCTGGGCGGCGCGGCCGACCCGGAACGCGGCTGGGGCCGCGTCGGCGAGACCTGGGCGATCAAGGAGGAGCTGACCCGGTACGGCGCCGAGCCGACCTGGTTCGGCCTGGGCGACAAGGACATCGCCACCCATCTCGTACGCACGACGATGCTGAACGCCGGTTACCCGCTGTCGGCGGTCACCGCCGCGCTGTGCGACCGGTGGCAGCCGGGCATCACCATGCTCCCGGCCAGCGACGACCGGCTGGAGACCCACGTGGTAGCGGACGTCGAGGGCGAGCGCAAGGCGATCCACTTCCAGGAGTGGTGGGTGCGCCACCGCGGCGAGGTGCCGACGCACCGGTTCGTCTTCGTCGGCGCGGAGACCGCCAAGCCGGCCGCGGGCGTCCTGGAGGCGATCTCCGCCGCCGACGTGGTGCTGGTGGCGCCGAGCAACCCGGTGGTGAGCATCGCGCCGATCCTGGCCGTACAGGCGCTCAAGGAGGCCGTCCAGAACGGCCCGGCGCCGGTCGTCGGGGTTTCGCCGATCATCGGCGGCGCACCGGTGCGCGGGATGGCCGACCGCTGCCTGGCGACGCTCGGCGCCGAGGTGAGCGCGGCCGGGGTCGCCGGGCTCTACGGCGCCCGCCGCGAGGGCGGCCTGCTGGACGGCTGGCTGGTCGACACCGCGGACGAGGCGACCGAGGTGCCCGGGGTGACGACCCGGGCCGTGCCGCTCTGGATGACGGACGAGGACGCGACCGCGGCGATGGTGGCACACGCGCTGGAGCTCGCGGAGGTGGCGCGTTGATCGACGGCCTCGAGGTCCTGCCGGTGCGCGGCATCGGCGACGTGACCGCGGGCGACGACCTGGCCGCCCTGATCACCACGAACGCGCCCTGGCTGCGCGACGGCGACGTCCTGGTCGTCACCAGCAAGATCGTGTCGAAGGCCGAGGGCCGGCTGGTCGAGGTCCCGGCGGACGGCCCGGAGCGCGAGGCGGCGCGCGAGGCGGCCCTGGCCTCGCAGACCCGGCGGGTGGTGGCCCGGCGCGGGCCGACCGCGATCGTGCAGACCCACCAGGGCTTCGTGATGGCGGCGGCGGGCATCGACGCGTCGAACGTCGACAAGACCCACCTGGTGCTGCTCCCGGCGGACCCGGACGCCTCGGCCCGGGCGCTGCACGCGGCGCTGGCGGCGCGCGGCCTGCGGGTCGGCGTGATCGTGTCGGACACCATGGGCCGGGCATGGCGCAACGGCCTCACCGACGTCGCGCTCGGCGCGGCGGGCATCGAGCCGTTCCGCGACCACCGCGGCGAGATCGACCCGTACGGCAACGAGCTCGAGCTCACCCAGATGGCCGTGATCGACGAGTTGGCGGCGGCCGGCGAGCTGGTCAAGGGCAAGTGCGACCAGGTGCCGGTCGCGGTGGTCCGCGGCTACCCGGGCGCGGGCACGGCCGGAACGCCCGGCGCCGTCGCCCTGCTGCGGGACGCGGCCAGCGACATGTTCTCCCTCGGCACGGCGGAGGCGCGGGCCGACGGGCTGCGCGCGGCGGCGACGCTGCCGACCGGCACGACCGGCACTACCGCCGACCGGGCTGCCGCGGTGGCGCGGGCGCGGGCCCTGGTGGCCGGCGTGATCGCCGAGGGGACCCTGATCGACGCCGGCCAGCCCGGCGTGTTGACGTGTGCTCCCCCGGCGGCGACGGCGGCCGCGCTCATGCGCTTCGGCGCCGACCTGCACCGGCTGCGCGCGGCCCTGGCCGCCGAGGGACTGTCGTCGGCCGTCGCCTACACGGATGCCGGCGCCACCGTCACCATCGGCGGGGAGACGCCGGCGTGACCCTGCTGCAAAACGCCGTGGACACGCTGGGCCGCTGGCGGGCCACCTCGGAGGCCGCCGACCTGGCCCGGAAGCGGACCCTCGAACTGCTCGGCGCCGGGCCGGTCGCGCTGACCCGCGCGCACCGGGCCGGGCACGTGACCGCCAGCGCCCTCATCGTCGACGAGCGGCGCCGGGTGCTGCTGTGCCTGCACGGTCGGCTCGGGATGTGGATGCAGGTCGGCGGGCACTGCGAGCCCGGCGACGACACCCTCGCGGAGGCCGCGCTGCGCGAGGCCGGCGAGGAGTCCGGCATCCCCGGCCTGCGGCTCGACCCGGACCCGATCGACGTCGACATCCACGCCGTGCGCTGCGCGCCGGGCGACGGCGCGCCGGCCGGGCCGTCGCACCACTTCGACGTGCGGTTCCTCGCCGTCTGCCCGGCCGGCGCGGTCGAGCGGATCAGCGACGAGTCGGCGGACCTGGCGTGGTTCACGGCGGACGCGCTGCCGACGCCCCTGGCCGGCGGCGTGGTGCAGCAGCTGGCGCCCGCCTTCGCCCGGCTGTGACGCGGCCCGTCAGATGTAGTGCAGGTCGCCCTTCTCCTTGAGCTCGTCCACCAGGGACTTGACCTCCTGGGCGCGGTCGCGCGGGCACACCAGGACCGCGTCCGGGGTGTCCACGATGACCAGGTCGCGGACGCCGAGCGCGGCCACCAGGCGGCCGGAGTTCGGGACCACGACGAGGTTCTCCGTCTCGCGCAGCAGCACGTCCGGGCGGGCCGACATGTCGTGGCCGACCACCACGTTGCCCGCGCCGTCCGCGGCAAGCACCTCGCCGAGGGTGTGGAAGTCGCCGACGTCGTTCCAGCCGAAGTCGCCGGGAACCGTGCCGACCCGGCCGACCGCGGACGCGCCCTCCATCACCGCGTAGTCGACCGAGATGCGGGGCAGGGTCTGCCAGACCTCGCCGAGCACCTCCTCGCGGGACGGTGTGTCCCAGGCCTGCGCGATCCGGGCGATGCCGGCGTGCAGCTGCGGCTGCTGGCGCGCCAGCTCCGCCAGGAAGACGTCGACACGCCAGACGAACATGCCCGCGTTCCACAGGTAGTTGCCGGACTTCACGTAGCTCTCGGCCACGTCGTAGGTGGGCTTCTCCTTGAACTCCTCGACCGCGAGCACGCCGTCCGCGCCGAGGACCGGGCCGCCGCACTGGAGGTAGCCGTAGCCGGTCTCCGGGCGGGTCGGGGAGATGCCCAGCGTCATCAGCAGGCCCTGCCGGGCCCCGGCCATCGCCTGACGGATCACGCCGAGGAAACGGTCGTCGTCGGAGATGAGGTGGTCGGCCGCGAACGCGCCCATGATCGCCTCAGGATCGCGCCGGGCGATCACCGCGGCGGCCAGGGCGATCGCCGCGCAGGAGTCGCGCGGCGACGGCTCGACGACGATGTTCTCCTCCGGCAGCGCGGTCAGCTGGCGGGCCACCGCGGCCGCGTGCGCGACCCCGGTGACGATCAGGACGTGGCTCGGCTCGGTCAGCGGGGCGAGCCGGGTGACGGTCGCCTGTAGCAGCGACGCCGCGGTGCCGGTCAACGGATGAAGGAACTTGGGGTGACCGGCCCGGGACAGCGGCCATAGACGGGTACCACTGCCACCTGCGGGAATTACGGCGTACAGGGTTCCCGGGTTCTCACTCATGCGCACGCAGTGTAACGATCAATCATGGACTCGGGAGTCGAACCCCTCACGGTGCCACCCTGTTCCAGGTCGCGACGTGCATCTCGGCACTTGTCGTCCAGCTGAATTCCTTGGCGCGGTCGAAGCCCGCCTTCGCCAGCGTGAGCCGGCGCGGCTCGTCGTGCAGCAGGTCGGCGAGGTCCTCGGCGATGCGGTCCGGGTCCTCGGTGGTGTATGCCACCGCGTCGCCGCCCACCTCCGGCAGCGACAGCCGCGGCGTGGTCAGCACCGGCGTGGCGCACGCCATCGCCTCGAGGATCGGCAGGCCGAAACCCTCGCCGAAGGACGGATAGCAGGCCACCAGCGCGCCGCCGAGGAAGCCGGGCAGGTCCGCGTAGCGCAGGTAGCCGGGGCGCAGCAGGCGCAGGTGCGACGGCACCTCGGCCACCGCCCGGTCGATGTCGTCGTCGTGGCCCTGGCCACCGGCGATGACGAGCGCCGGCGGGTGCGGCCAGTCGCCCACCGCGCGGGCCCAGCCGCGGATCAGGTTCGGGACGTTCTTGCGGGGCTCCTTCGCGCCGAGGAACGCGACATAGCCCGCGTCGGTGAGGCCGAGCCGGGCACGGACCCGGGCCTTCTCCTCCTCGGTCGGCGCGTGGAACGCCGTCTGGTCGACGCCGTGGTAGGCCACGTCGATGTGCGTGGGGTCCGCGTCGAGCAGCCGGATCAGCTCGTCGCGGGTCGCCTTGCTCGGCACGATGACCCGGGCGGCGCGGCGCAGCGACGTCTTGATCGCGCTGCGGAAGAACGTGCGCCGCGTGTTGTCGTAATGCTCCGGCTCGGTGAAGAAGGTCGCGTCGTGCACCGTCACCGTGACCGGGCATCCCGCCCGCAGCGGACACGTGTAGAACGGCGAGTGCAGCACCTTGGCGCCGACCTGCTGGGCCAGCAGCGGCAGGCCGGTCTGCTCCCAGGCCAGGCGCGCGGGCCGGTGCGCGACCGCCGACGGACCGGCGATGACCTCGGCGGAGGTGAGCATCCTGGAGTAACGCTCCGCATCCGAACGCTGCGCCACCACGGCGAGGTCCAGGCGGTCGGGCCCGATGGCGCCGAGCGCGCCCAGGAGTCCGTCGACGTATCTGCCGACACCACCCCGGTCGGCGGGGACGCTCGTGGCGTCGACGAGGACTCGTGGCGGACGACCGGCGGTCACGTAGCAACTCCTCGGGGGCAGTGGGCCAGACCACTGGCAAGGGTACGCCGCTCGATGGGTCCCGTGTCGACCGCGACACCTCAAGACATCGCGCCGTTGTCCGCGCTCCGCGCGGCCGTGCCGACCCGAGATCATCTCGTCACGGACAGTAAACAGACTATCGTCGTCAGCGATGATTGAGACGATTCCGGCCGCCCTCGCGGCGGCCGTGCGGCGCGACCTGACCACCCCCGTGCTGACCTGGTACGACGACGCCAGCGGGGACCGAACCGAACTGTCCGGCGCGACGATCGACAACTGGGTCGCCAAGACCGCCAACCTGCTCGTCGACGGGGTCGGCCTCGGCTCCGGCGACGCGGTGGCGGTCCTGCTGCCGGCGCACTGGCAGACCGCGGCGGTGCTGCTCGGCGCCTGGGCGGCCGGCCTCGCCGCGGACCTCGGCCCGGACCCGCAGCCGGTGGAGGTGCTCTTCACCAGCCCGGAACGGGCCGGGACGGCGGCGGACTGGGCCACCGGCGACCGCTACGCGACGGGCCTGCTGCCGCTCGCCGCCCCGCTGCGCGAGGTGCCGCCGGGCTTCCTCGACTACACGGTCGAGGTGCGCGGCTTCGGCGACCGGTTCGTCTCCTCGGCACCCGTCGACCCCAACGACCGGGCGCTGGCCGGCCCGATCGAGGAGAGCCACCTCTCGGTGTGCCGGGCCGCCGCCGAGCGCGCCACCGAGCTGGGCATCAAGTCCGGCGATCGGGTGCTTGTCGACGCCGGCGCCTACCCGGACCCGGCGGACTGGCTGCTGGCGCCACTGATCGCCGGCGCGAGCATCGTGCTGTGCGCCAACCTCGATCCGGCCAAGGTGGAGAGTCGCGCCGAGTCAGAGCGGGTCACGCACCGCCTCACGTGACGCGGCGAGCTCCTCGAACGCGGTAAGCGACTCGGGATTGGCCAGGGCACCCCGCGCCGCGGCCCGGTCCGCAGGGGTGCCGGTGAGGATCCGCTTCACCGGCACCTCCAGCTTCTTGGCCGACAGCGTGCGCGGCACCGCGCGTACCTGATGGATCTCGTCGGGGACGTGCCGCGGCGAGAGCGCGGCACGCAGCTCTGCGCGGATCCGGCCGCGCAGCTCGTCGTCGAGCTCGACGCCCTCGGCCAGGACCACGAAGAGCAGCAGCTCGTCCTGGCCGTCGGCGTCGAGGTGCACGACGACGGAGTCGGCGATGTCGGCGACACCCTCGACCACCGAGTAGAACTCGGCGGTGCCCAGCCGCACCCCGCCCCGGTTCAGGGTGGCGTCGGAACGACCGGTGATGACGCAGCTGCCGTCCTCGCCGATGGTGATCCAGTCGCCGTGCCGCCACACGCCCGGGTACACGTCGAAGTAGGCCTCGAAGTAGCGC belongs to Amorphoplanes digitatis and includes:
- a CDS encoding mannose-1-phosphate guanylyltransferase yields the protein MSENPGTLYAVIPAGGSGTRLWPLSRAGHPKFLHPLTGTAASLLQATVTRLAPLTEPSHVLIVTGVAHAAAVARQLTALPEENIVVEPSPRDSCAAIALAAAVIARRDPEAIMGAFAADHLISDDDRFLGVIRQAMAGARQGLLMTLGISPTRPETGYGYLQCGGPVLGADGVLAVEEFKEKPTYDVAESYVKSGNYLWNAGMFVWRVDVFLAELARQQPQLHAGIARIAQAWDTPSREEVLGEVWQTLPRISVDYAVMEGASAVGRVGTVPGDFGWNDVGDFHTLGEVLAADGAGNVVVGHDMSARPDVLLRETENLVVVPNSGRLVAALGVRDLVIVDTPDAVLVCPRDRAQEVKSLVDELKEKGDLHYI
- a CDS encoding TIGR03089 family protein → MIETIPAALAAAVRRDLTTPVLTWYDDASGDRTELSGATIDNWVAKTANLLVDGVGLGSGDAVAVLLPAHWQTAAVLLGAWAAGLAADLGPDPQPVEVLFTSPERAGTAADWATGDRYATGLLPLAAPLREVPPGFLDYTVEVRGFGDRFVSSAPVDPNDRALAGPIEESHLSVCRAAAERATELGIKSGDRVLVDAGAYPDPADWLLAPLIAGASIVLCANLDPAKVESRAESERVTHRLT
- a CDS encoding glycosyltransferase family 4 protein; its protein translation is MTAGRPPRVLVDATSVPADRGGVGRYVDGLLGALGAIGPDRLDLAVVAQRSDAERYSRMLTSAEVIAGPSAVAHRPARLAWEQTGLPLLAQQVGAKVLHSPFYTCPLRAGCPVTVTVHDATFFTEPEHYDNTRRTFFRSAIKTSLRRAARVIVPSKATRDELIRLLDADPTHIDVAYHGVDQTAFHAPTEEEKARVRARLGLTDAGYVAFLGAKEPRKNVPNLIRGWARAVGDWPHPPALVIAGGQGHDDDIDRAVAEVPSHLRLLRPGYLRYADLPGFLGGALVACYPSFGEGFGLPILEAMACATPVLTTPRLSLPEVGGDAVAYTTEDPDRIAEDLADLLHDEPRRLTLAKAGFDRAKEFSWTTSAEMHVATWNRVAP